The genomic DNA AATCTTTTATTCAAAATAATCTTAGCGAAATAGAAGCAATTTTAAACAAACCACAACTTCAAATAAAAATACCTGGATTGAGTTTTTCTGGAGAAGGTTTGAAAGCAGTTGAAGACGATGACGGTTCAAAATATTTTGTAGTTCCATTTTTGGGAGAATATATTTCCGCAGTTTACAAATTTGCGGTTGCAGCTGGAAGTATTTTTGCTGTAATTATGATTATTGTGGCAGGGCTTCAGTGGATGATACCTGGAAATATAACATCTTCTGGAGGTGGAGATAGTAAGGAAACAATAAATAAAGCTAAAAAAAGAATAGCCGGAGCTGTAACTGGTTTAATATTACTAGTTGGTTCTTATACACTACTTTACACAATTAACCCAAACTTAGTTGAATTTAATGGATTGAAGGTTCAATTTGTAAATCCTGAGCCGTTTCCAGCTTGGATACCATTAGGTGATCATTTGGATTTAGACTCATTAGGTCTTGATGGTAAATTTACAGGATCTATAGGTGCCCCTCCAAAATTAAGTGGTGATATAGCACAATGTATTTATAAAAACTTTTTAGATGGAAAAAACATTGGTGATGAACCAGATATAAAAAGAATTGACATACTTAATGGATTAGGAACCTCTAAAATTAATATCAACGCTATAAGTGCGTGGGAAAAGGTTTCCAAAGAAATTTTAGCTAGTACAGATGTCGAGATACAAGGTTATTTGAGATATATGCGCGATTATAAAGATGGGAAAGTGCCTGACTTAACAGGTAATAATGATGGTAGAGGAATTATTTCGTCAGTAACTGGACGTATAGGTGTAAAAAGAAAAACAGGTGAAGTTACTGAAAATATACTCCAAGATACTCATGTTTTAGGTTTAACTATTGATATAATGACTAGAAGTAATTGGGATATAAGATTAAAAGAATATACAGGTAGTAGAAAAATAAACCATACGGATTACTGTAATAAATATCAAAAAACTTTAGATAAATTTAAAAATGGAGATTTTAATACTGATGCTGGATTTGACTTAACTACTGATCCATATAAAATGTATGATAGAATACAAAATAAAATAAATGGATGTTTTAATGTTTTTAATTTAAACTTAACTACAGGCCATCACGAACCTTTTACTTCATTTCCTGATGAATGGATTAGAATTTTCGAAACAAACAATTTTTATTGGGGAGGATGGGCCTGGGGAGACCCATTCCGAACAGATTCAATGCATTTTGAATATTATGGACCGGAATGTATTAAATATAGAAAAGAGAGAGATTTGCAAATTTTAGAAAAAAAATTAAGACAATTTACAAACTCTAGATAATATAAAAAGGATTTTTACAAATGAAAATAAAAACTTTATTCACATGCTCGCATTGCGACGCCCAGTACCAGAAATGGACTGGGCGTTGTTTGGAATGTGGTAAATGGGGTTCTGTAGAACAAAAAACCACAAACTCAGTGCAAGAGCAAAAAAATAAAATCACAGCAGTCCCAACAAAAACCACAAAATTGTCAGAAATAAAAGGAACATCAATTCAAAGATTTAGCACAACCATCTCTGAAGTTGATCGTGTACTTGGAGGCGGAATTGTACCAGGAGTTTTGATTTTGCTTGGCGGAGAGCCAGGAATTGGTAAATCCACCCTATCCATTCAGCTGGCAAACATTGTTCCAAATACAATTTATTTTTCTGGAGAAGAATCTATTGGACAGATTAAATTGCGTGCAGACAGACTTGGGATAACTTCCAGCACTTTGGAATTAGCAAATGAAACAAGTGTAGAAATAATCTGTGCAACCATAAAAAATAAAAAACCAAAACTTGCTGTAATAGATTCTATACAAACAATTTATTCAAGCGAATCACAGAGTGAACTTGGGAGTGTAAACCAAATAAAAGCTTGCACAACAAAATTGCTGGAAGTGGCAAAAAGCACAAACACAGCAATCTGCATTATTGGGCATGTCACAAAAGATGGAAATGTTGCCGGACCAAAAACTTTGGAACATTTGGTGGATACAGTTTTGTATTTGGAAGGAGACAGATACCACGCATATAGAATTTTACGAACAATCAAAAATAGATTTGGATCTACAAATGAAATTGGAATTTTTGAAATGAAAAACGAAGGTTTGTGCGAGGTAAAAAATGCTTCTGCAACTTTTATAGAAGATCGCGGTGAATCCACTTCTGGAAGTGTAATCACCTGCCTTCTCGAAGGCACACGACCAATTTTGGTAGAAGTTCAAGCACTTGTAAACAAAACATCTTTTGGATATCCAGTCCGCAAATCTAGTGGTTTCGATTTAAACAGACTTCATGTTTTGATAGCGGTTTTACAAAAAAGAGCAGGTTTAAATTTGTCTGAATATGATGTTCACTTGAATATTGTAGGTGGTGTTCAAGCCAAAGAACCAGCAGTAGACCTTGCAGTCTGCCTTGCGATTGCAAGCTCGTTTAAAGACAAAGAATTGGGAAGTGATTTGGTAGCTTTTGGCGAAGTTGGACTGGGCGGAGAAATAAGAAATATAAGCCAAACCGAAAAAAGAATAAAAGAATGCGAAAATCTCGGCATGAAAAGAGCTATAATAGCAAAGAGCAAAAAAAGTGTTCAAGGAGGTGTGAAATTAATAGAGGTCAAAAATATTCAGGAATTGATAAGGCATACTTGAGGTAGCAAATTAAGCAGATTAAGTAAAAAACAAAAAACAGACCAATTAGTCTGTTTTTTGTTTAAATAATTAAATAAAAATATTAATTAATACTTTTTTATTTCACATCAATCAAATCATGTGCACCACTTTCTCTCAATCCTGCGTTTGTGACTCTTACAAATTCTGCGTTATTTTGTAGCTCACCCACAGTTCTAGAATTTGTATAGCTCATTCCAGAGCGAAGTCCGCCAACAAGCTGACCAATTATATCTCCCACAGGACCTTTGAATGGTACGACAGCTTCCACTCCTTCTGGTACCACATCGCCCAATTTTTTACTTTCCTGATTCACTTTTTTTCTTCTTTGTGCCACCGCAAAACTCGCGCTTCCTCGACAAACTTTGAACTTCTTCCCTGCTCTAGACATTACAACTCCAGGGCTTTCTTTTGTACCTGCCAGCATTCCACCAAGCATCACAGTGTCTGCTCCAGCTCCAAGTGCTTTTACTATATCCCCAGATTTTTGGATTCCACCATCTGCAATTACCGGCACACCATATTCTTTGGCAACTCTGGCGCATTCTGCCACAGCGGTAAACTGCGGAACTCCACAACCAGCCACAAGACGAGTAATACAAATAGTTCCTGGGCCAACACCAACCTTAATTCCATCTACTCCTGCTTCACACAATTCTCGTGCACCTTTAGCGCTCGCTGTATTTCCTGCAATTATCTGAACATCACCAAACTGCTCGCGCAATTTACGAACTGCACTAAACATCAATTCAGAATGACCATGTGCAATATCTACCACCAAAACATCAACACCCACATTTATCAAAGCACTCGCTCTTTCAAGGTAATCTCCGTGAACACCAATAGAACCACCCACAATCAACCTACCTTTTTTGTCCACATTTGCATAAGGATAATCAATCAAATTTTTTATATCACAACTTGTAATCAACCCAACGATAGAATTATTCATATCTACCAACGGCAACTTCTCCACTCTGTGTTGAGCTAGTAATCTTTTTGCTTCATTTAGATTTGTAGATGCATCCCCTACCACAAGTCTATCTCGAGGTGTCATCACGTCTCGCACAAGCAAACCATCATCTTCTGCAAACAAAATATCGCGCTTGGACAAAACACCCAAAAGTCGTCCATCGCCATTTGAGACAAGAAGTCCTGTCACACCATTGTTCGCCATAACCTGTTTTGCAATACTTACTGTCTTATTTGGATCAATAGTATAAGGCTCATAAATTACAAAATTCTGTGCACGTTTTACCCTTTTTACCTCTTCTGCATTTTCTTCTATCGTCATAAACCTATGTAAAATTCCAATTCCACCAAGCCGTGCCATGCTTATAGCCATCTCGGACTCAGTCACAGTATCCATATTTGAACTTATTATCGGTGCACTCAGTGAGATTTGTTTTGTAAGCCAAGTTGAGGTGTCAGCTTCACTTCTAGATCTCATAGAAGATCTCTGCGGAACAATCAAGACATCATCATAAGTTAATGCGATCGGAATATTGTTTACATCCATATGGTTTAATTTAAAATATTTTTATTTTTTTAACCTCCAGAACATTTGAAATTTCCTGCATGCCAGACAGGAGATTATCATTGGTTCAGCACTTTTAGTTATCTTTTAATGTCAAAAGGTAAGGTTAGAACATTTTTATGTTATCGTCAAAAAAGAATGTTTAGATGAAATAAAGACGAGATCCTTCGACTTCGCTCAGGATGACGTGAAAATACTCACTCCAAATGGACCCCTCTTTCCCATTCTTTTAATTTTTCAACTAATGTTGGATAATTTAAAATTTCTAAATCCTCCACCAAACTTTTAGACAAATTTATAATTCTTGTATCAGTCAAAGAAGCAAATTTAAAATCTAGCTGACCGCTTTGAATTTTACCATAAACTTGTCCAGGTCCACGAGTTTGCAAATCGAACTCTGCAATCATCAAACCGTCTCTATTTTT from Candidatus Magasanikbacteria bacterium includes the following:
- the radA gene encoding DNA repair protein RadA — its product is MKIKTLFTCSHCDAQYQKWTGRCLECGKWGSVEQKTTNSVQEQKNKITAVPTKTTKLSEIKGTSIQRFSTTISEVDRVLGGGIVPGVLILLGGEPGIGKSTLSIQLANIVPNTIYFSGEESIGQIKLRADRLGITSSTLELANETSVEIICATIKNKKPKLAVIDSIQTIYSSESQSELGSVNQIKACTTKLLEVAKSTNTAICIIGHVTKDGNVAGPKTLEHLVDTVLYLEGDRYHAYRILRTIKNRFGSTNEIGIFEMKNEGLCEVKNASATFIEDRGESTSGSVITCLLEGTRPILVEVQALVNKTSFGYPVRKSSGFDLNRLHVLIAVLQKRAGLNLSEYDVHLNIVGGVQAKEPAVDLAVCLAIASSFKDKELGSDLVAFGEVGLGGEIRNISQTEKRIKECENLGMKRAIIAKSKKSVQGGVKLIEVKNIQELIRHT
- the guaB gene encoding IMP dehydrogenase, which codes for MDVNNIPIALTYDDVLIVPQRSSMRSRSEADTSTWLTKQISLSAPIISSNMDTVTESEMAISMARLGGIGILHRFMTIEENAEEVKRVKRAQNFVIYEPYTIDPNKTVSIAKQVMANNGVTGLLVSNGDGRLLGVLSKRDILFAEDDGLLVRDVMTPRDRLVVGDASTNLNEAKRLLAQHRVEKLPLVDMNNSIVGLITSCDIKNLIDYPYANVDKKGRLIVGGSIGVHGDYLERASALINVGVDVLVVDIAHGHSELMFSAVRKLREQFGDVQIIAGNTASAKGARELCEAGVDGIKVGVGPGTICITRLVAGCGVPQFTAVAECARVAKEYGVPVIADGGIQKSGDIVKALGAGADTVMLGGMLAGTKESPGVVMSRAGKKFKVCRGSASFAVAQRRKKVNQESKKLGDVVPEGVEAVVPFKGPVGDIIGQLVGGLRSGMSYTNSRTVGELQNNAEFVRVTNAGLRESGAHDLIDVK